Sequence from the Heptranchias perlo isolate sHepPer1 chromosome 28, sHepPer1.hap1, whole genome shotgun sequence genome:
CCAGATTCTGCTAATATTATTGTCACACCTGTACAAAGGCAAAGACCATTTCCATTAAATGGACTCGGTGAAACTTGTCTAAAACATAACTTCACTGCACCGTACAATAAATAGACACATGTTGCTTACAGCAGGGTTGTGCTGAAACCTGATATAAATTCCTGTCAGTAGACAAGGTTAAGTGGttcattaacataagaacataagaaattggagcaggagtaggagcctcctccgccattcaatcagatcatggctgatcttcgacctcaactccactttcccgtccgatccccagatcccttgattcccttacgagtccaaaaatctatccatctcagccttgaataaattcaacaactcagtatccatagccctctgaggtagagaattccaaagattcacaaccctctgcatgaagaaattcctcctcatctcagtcttgaatggccgaccctgtatcctgcgattatgcccacTAGActctagccaagggaaacaatttctcagtatctaccctatcaagccccctcatagtcttatatgtttcaatgcgatcacctctcattcttctaaactccagagagaataggccctttttactcaacctctcttcataggacaaccctctcatcccaggaattaatctagtgaacctttgttgcatcgcctctaaggcaagtatatctttccttagataaggagaccaaaactgtatacagtactcaaggCGAGGtatcaatgccctgtacaactctagtaagacttccttactcttgtactccaaccccttgcaataaacgctaacatgccatttgccttcctaattgtatactaactttttgcacgaagacacccaagtctctctgaacaccaacatttaatagtttctcaccatttaaaaaatattctatttttctattctttctacccaaagtgaataacctcacatttccccactttatactccatctgccaccttcttgtccactcacttaatctgtttgtatccctttgcagactctttgggctcaattttcaaatggagtggggaagggggcaggggggtcaatttgaggtcaggaaacccattagtccgggtttcccagacgtcctgacgattttgacgtaaggacgtcttttatttttttttgtcggtttcccgtctgactggccggctgattgacaggctgatctcACTCGGGCGGGAGACCAGACAaggagaggacatcttcaggtaagcctgcaggtaagtctttgtttgcatggatggggggggcggggcatgggtgggcacgaggGCACGGATGGgcaaggggcataggtgggcaagggggtcgcgagtcatgggggatgggatcgggggtcagtcatggggggcgggatcgggggtcatcgcgggggtccacgatcgttgagggGTAAGATCGGGGTCGGACAATcaggtcgggggtcggaggatcggggttggggtccgCGATCGAGGGGTCcacgattggtggggggggggggttcggtgcaggtaggcttgttgggcctgggggaagcactcctgctcctctgggcccacaagctgtgcctttctaggcacatacctgttagtctcaggccttctcgcctcctttcatgaggcgtaaaacagaaggcccgggaatctcggccccctggggttgaaagcGGGAATTAGTGAagaatggaggcctgaagccttcttgaaaggttttaaggcccgacccgcctcctgggagtgggtttgcTGCCCGCCCCTCggcccgcccccgtgaaaaccggaaatgggtgggttgggggcgggtatgaaatggtggcaattttcaatgtccccccgcccccaacccacccgtttttctactttaaaatccagcccttactttcccacctagctttgtatcgtcagcaaacttggatatattacactcagtcccttcatctaagtcattaatatagattgtaaatagcaccaatccttgcagcaccccactagttacagcctgccaacctgagaatgacctgtttatcccaactctctgttttctgtcctttaaccaatcctctatccatgctaatatataactcccaaccccatgagcccttaccttgtgtaacaaccttttatgtggcaccttattgaatgtcttttgaaaatccaaatatactacatccactggttcttctttatctaccccgctagttacatcctcaaaaagtcgaataaatttgtcaagcacgatttccctttcataaaaccacattgtctctgcctaatcacatcctgcccatGTTTAGGAGCCATGGCCAAAGGCAGAGCCAGGTGCAGACAATGTAGTTCGCCTCAAATGGGAAAACTTTTATGCGTAacggtgaagttgaggtcgaagatcagccatgatcttattgaatggtggagcaggctcgaggggccgtatggcctactcctgctcctattttttataatGCAATGTTTTGACACTTGGCTCACAACATGCAGTCAAAATGGAACTGAGCCTAAAATCTGAGTCCAGAGAAAGTTTcaatgtcacgtgatcaaatgTCACATGGTCAAACTTTCAGGAAttcacccaaccagagttggcaactctactaTTGATTCAGTCAATTAGGACATAGTAAAAGcctggagagagagtgtgtgtgagcgtctgtgtgtgtgcggtgagtgagtgtgagtgtgtgtttgcgactgtgtgtgtgtgcgtgttgtatgtgagtgtgtgtgtgtgtgtgtgagggtggcgagtgtgtgtgtgcgtgtgtggtggGCGAGAGGGGGATGCTGGGTGAGGACAGACATCGGCTCGCCTTCGATGCTGCCCATGATCCACCTTTCCCTGTCTAGGTTTCCACATGAGGCGTACCCAGTGTGGGGAGGTATTGGAGGCCGCAGGTGTTTGTGACACTGAACCCCAGCACGAGTTGCACCtccaggagtggggagggggggggatgaattggagggaggaaagaaagcaGAAGAGGGCCATTTTTATTTCAGGTAACAGTTGATTCCAAATGCGAGTTATGTTTTGTGAGAACAAGTGGCATAACTTAACATCAACTGGCATAACCATGTAGATAGAGGTTTAACTATTTCACTTTCTTTAATGCCCAGTCTCTGGGTGTCAGGATAGTCCCAGTCGACGTAACCTTTATTGTTGATGTTATAGAGAAGCTTTTGACTTTAAAATATTGAAAGCAATTTTTTCCTCCAGCCCCGTCCAATTTAAAATATGAAGCCATATTCCATTACATACTGTCTGACTTTCATTGCCTCCCACTGCATGTCAGATCAATCAATCATCCACATCCCCTAGCACTGACTCCCAGCCTCACAGCTGCCTAATTATCTCTCCTACATTTAATGCATAATATTACAGGCAAACGTGTGACAAAAGCATCATAATTTAGTGTGAAAAACAGATTCATGCTGAAGGCAAAAGTCACAGACTAATGAAAAAGTTTTAATGGAATAAATTTTTGATTAAGAGGAATGCAAGGAACAGAACGCTTATTCTAATATTTAAATGTCGCTCTTTCTCGCGATCTGATTATTATATTGAATCCATATATTTTTcagctgtcattcccggatctgCTTCATGTTAAAATGACTCACTGTTCAGAACATTGCATGAATTTGTACCAGTTTAGTGGGAGCAATTTTGGACATGAAAGATAAGCAGCCTGTAGCAGCCTGCGTTGGAGGCTTCAGTGTTGCTAACCTGATCTCACGCAGCACAAAAAGACAGCAAgcaggagagtctggatcacccgctatcTCTGGACGAGCTGACAAAAGCCGTCccgtccttcgagaagagtaaaacTCCCAAATGTGATCGTTTACCGGTGGATTTGTACTtgactctgtgggactggataggcccagacctgctggaagtgtatgcTTCTAGCAGGCAGTATGTCAGACtctatgaggaaaggcatcatcaccctcatctacaagcagaagagggagtgggaagaaatcaaaaattggcaacccatctcactacttaacatggactacaaaattctgtccaaggtcatcgccaattgggtcaagtcagccctggagcaggtgatccaccccgatcagacctgcgctgtacctggcaggagatctctgatagcctggcactactcaggggtacgatcgcctacgtacaggacagggagggggagtgaacacctgcctcatcaacttggaccaggagaaggcctttgacagaatattgcacacgtacatgatggacgtgctctccaaaatggggtttggggagggaatccgcaattggattcgactgctctacacaaacatcagtagcacagtttcaatcaacgggtgggaatcagaaagctttccgatcaaatctggagttaggcagggctgtcctctctcctccgtcttgttcgtgtgttgcatcgagtcCATTAGGAGGGATGTGGGcttaagaggggtgacgatccctgGCAGCGGAGGCAcacaggtcaaggcctccctgtacatggacgacgtcgccgtcttctGCTCAGATCAGCtatcggtccgcagattgatgagcatctgcgaccagttcgaactggcctcgggagccaaagtaaatcgtagcaagagcgagaccatgttctttgggaactggacagaCCGATCCTTTGCCCCCTTCACCGTCTGGttagattacctgaaggtgctgaggatctggttcgggggggaccGGAtcgtgcaccaagaactgggaggagcgtattgttaaggtgaagcagaaactgagactgtgggatcgacgatccctctcgatcgtgggcaagaacctggtcatcaggtgcgaggtgctctcggtgttgctatacgtggcgcaggtctggcccatacctcgctcctgcgccgcgacagtcacccgagccatcttccactttatctggagatcaaaaatggaccgtgtccgcagggacacgatgtacaaatctccagagaaaggaggGAAAAACACGCCCAATGtcaccctcatcctgatggccacctttgtgtgcagctgcatcaagctgtgcgtagaccctcggtatgcaaacacaaagtgtcactacgtgctgaggttctacctgtcctcggtgttgcgaaggatgggcctggccacgctgccacagaatgctccatccagttggaccgttctgccccacctgtccttcgtagaaaggtttgtgcagaaaaacacctttgaccacaaggcgatcagcaagtggtccgcacgtaacatcCTCGAGACCCctcgggaaaaggagatggtggatcctgtcggttggttccccgagcagactgtcaaagtcatttggcagaataTCTCATcgtcagagctttcaaacaagcaccgagacatagcttggctggtggtgagaagggcccttcccgtcagatccttcatgcactcccggagcctcagcgccaccgcgcgctgtcccagaggaggctgcggtggggatgagaccgtcacccatctccttctagaatgtgcctttgcaaagaaggtctggagagagatgcagtggtatctgtccaggttcatcccgagcagttccgtaacacaggattctgtgctccacGTTCCATTcctggggacgcacaccgagacagacatcaactgctgctggaagaacaTCAAGtcagtgaaagacgccctttggtctgcccgaaacttgctggtcttccagtgcaaggagctgagtgttgcagactggcacattccaaggtccaggactacgtgttcagggatgcactgaagctgggtgcggccgctgcaaaggctctgtggggaaaggcaaccgtttagagccctcccgccattgtataccgaggggctgcaatcagggaaaacccccctcgggcagaatgtaaaatacaaatttatgtaatgaaatataatgtacctgtaatgaatctgtaatcagtaagctgtattgattgtaatgcaatgaggcaccatagtgtgtcatgaactgtaactgtattgttggaattatatttgaactgtactttatgtatcttgcaaattgcataatctgtattgtgtaggtTTGAAatatgatatgacaactgtattgtatgtattgttacaaattttatgaataaagtatattttttgtaaaaaaaaattgagttagCAGCAGCCACAGTTTGAGAGAACACTGGAGCCATACTAGATGATTTGTAGTTTTATTTTCATCTGGGTGATAGAATTAGTGAGCGTGGACTAGTGCCTTAAATGTGATGGAAAACTGGGTAAAAATGCAGGAATACATTTGCTGCTGGTATTAAGGTCTGAATCCTGAGTCGCAGAAGAGAGATGTCCTTGGCCCTCCGGTGTCATCTCCTCCCCAGTAATCCTCGGCCTTCAGTTCGTAAATCCTGATCTACATCACCAatcggggcaattttaacctaacccgcccgtcgggaagCTGATTGGATTGAGTGCAACGTTGGTTTtataccccacccgattttatTCTCCATTGAAGTCGGTGGAGAGTgatattgggcagagtgtaaaacgggcgttcCACCCGATTCCGTGGGTTTCCCACCCGGCAActttaaaatgacccccaatgtGC
This genomic interval carries:
- the LOC137299251 gene encoding uncharacterized protein; protein product: MDRVRRDTMYKSPEKGGKNTPNVTLILMATFVCSCIKLCVDPRYANTKCHYVLRFYLSSVLRRMGLATLPQNAPSSWTVLPHLSFVERFVQKNTFDHKAISKWSARNILETPREKEMVDPVGWFPEQTVKVIWQNISSSELSNKHRDIAWLVVRRALPVRSFMHSRSLSATARCPRGGCGGDETVTHLLLECAFAKKVWREMQWYLSRFIPSSSVTQDSVLHVPFLGTHTETDINCCWKNIKSVKDALWSARNLLVFQCKELSVADWHIPRSRTTCSGMH